In one Bradyrhizobium sp. 4 genomic region, the following are encoded:
- a CDS encoding tetratricopeptide repeat protein, with product MCGTHPSAQMLSFAKISFLSLLLSAAMSVVLVAPASAGVDCVMGSKAAPAELIPACSATIDQTSIPSSDRAAALLVRADANARTSGGLTQALRDIDRAIALDGKNAKAWRLRGDLLREAGGDLNRAAADLSKAIELDPQDSESYELRGVVYTNQRRLDRALADYDQAIKLKPDNAQAWSDRGVTYYLGGDNEKAVRDLSEALRLDPNRPRSYTNRGAAYKKLGQLDKAVADDGEAIRLDPKVPEYYDNRGLSLAAMGEYDKAIADYDQALRLAPRPNFFTNRGDSYHLKGELGAALSDYEAALKLDPNFAQTYNNRAVLYKKMGERKKALADYETALRLDPGNDNAAAGRSAMIAEIAKFGGEPLRPLAANSGNGPSFDCATAKREVEKVICADPQLGVLDRQIAETYERVLKSAGSRSAGELRRTQRDFLATRNTSFGRPGYDLRKVMQDRLQRLNAMDS from the coding sequence ATGTGCGGCACGCATCCTTCCGCGCAAATGCTCTCGTTTGCAAAAATCTCGTTTCTCTCGCTCCTGCTCAGCGCGGCAATGAGCGTCGTCCTCGTCGCCCCTGCCTCGGCTGGCGTCGATTGCGTGATGGGGAGCAAGGCCGCTCCGGCTGAGCTGATCCCGGCCTGCAGCGCCACCATTGACCAGACCTCAATTCCATCCTCCGATCGCGCCGCGGCGTTGCTGGTGCGCGCCGACGCCAATGCGCGGACCTCGGGCGGCCTCACGCAGGCGCTGCGAGATATCGATCGCGCCATTGCGCTCGATGGCAAGAACGCAAAAGCCTGGCGCCTGCGCGGCGATCTCCTCCGCGAGGCCGGCGGCGATCTCAACCGCGCCGCGGCGGACCTCAGCAAGGCCATCGAGCTCGATCCGCAGGATTCGGAATCTTACGAGCTGCGCGGCGTCGTCTACACCAACCAGCGCCGGCTCGACCGCGCGCTTGCCGATTACGATCAGGCGATCAAGCTAAAGCCGGACAATGCACAGGCCTGGTCAGACCGCGGCGTGACCTATTATCTCGGCGGCGACAACGAGAAGGCGGTCCGCGATCTCAGCGAGGCGTTGCGGCTCGATCCGAACCGGCCGCGCAGCTACACCAATCGTGGCGCCGCCTACAAGAAGCTCGGTCAGCTCGACAAGGCGGTTGCCGACGACGGCGAGGCGATCAGGCTCGATCCGAAGGTGCCCGAATATTACGACAATCGCGGGCTGTCGCTGGCCGCGATGGGCGAGTACGACAAGGCGATTGCCGATTACGATCAGGCGCTGCGGCTGGCACCGCGGCCGAATTTCTTCACAAACCGCGGCGATTCCTACCACCTCAAGGGCGAGCTTGGCGCGGCGCTGAGCGATTACGAGGCCGCGCTGAAACTCGATCCGAATTTCGCGCAGACTTACAATAACCGCGCCGTGCTCTACAAGAAGATGGGCGAACGCAAGAAGGCGCTGGCCGACTACGAGACCGCGCTGCGGCTCGATCCCGGCAATGACAACGCCGCCGCCGGACGCAGCGCCATGATCGCGGAGATCGCGAAATTCGGCGGCGAGCCGCTGCGGCCGCTCGCTGCGAATTCCGGCAATGGCCCGTCGTTCGATTGTGCCACTGCGAAGCGCGAGGTCGAGAAGGTGATCTGTGCCGATCCGCAACTGGGTGTGCTCGACCGCCAGATCGCCGAGACCTACGAGCGCGTGCTGAAATCGGCCGGGTCCCGCTCGGCCGGCGAGCTCCGTCGCACCCAACGCGACTTCCTCGCCACCCGCAATACGAGCTTCGGCCGCCCGGGCTATGATCTCAGGAAGGTCATGCAGGACCGGCTGCAGCGGCTCAATGCGATGGATAGCTGA
- a CDS encoding tetratricopeptide repeat protein — MRFLIQWSGAAVLFALSFVVAHAATGGEPAAVPQVDIAPCLAAAAADDIDKAVTACAAVIDNEKTAKADLIKALIARGALFARHDQVDRAIADDSRALELDSGLADIFNARGELWLRKGDKPKAVQDFGAALKIDPNHEKAKVNHKAMAREIERIGAQMAVAGKPSFICKGARRPVEKAICANRELADLDREVFAANARVLREARNAGEAKALQREQDDFIARRNAGFGRPGYDLKKAMQKRLQRLNGVDGY, encoded by the coding sequence ATGCGTTTTCTCATTCAATGGTCCGGCGCCGCGGTGCTCTTCGCGCTCTCGTTCGTCGTGGCTCATGCCGCGACCGGCGGCGAACCGGCCGCGGTCCCGCAGGTCGACATCGCGCCGTGCCTCGCGGCCGCCGCAGCCGACGATATTGACAAGGCCGTCACGGCCTGCGCCGCCGTGATCGACAATGAGAAGACGGCGAAGGCCGACCTGATCAAGGCGCTGATCGCGCGCGGCGCGCTGTTTGCCCGGCATGATCAGGTCGACCGCGCAATCGCTGACGACAGCCGCGCCCTGGAGCTCGATTCCGGTCTCGCCGATATCTTCAACGCGCGGGGCGAGCTCTGGCTGAGGAAGGGTGACAAGCCCAAGGCGGTGCAGGATTTCGGCGCGGCATTGAAGATCGATCCGAACCACGAGAAGGCCAAGGTCAACCACAAGGCGATGGCACGCGAGATCGAGCGGATCGGCGCGCAGATGGCGGTCGCGGGCAAGCCCAGCTTCATTTGCAAGGGTGCGCGCCGTCCCGTCGAGAAGGCGATCTGCGCCAACCGCGAGCTCGCCGATCTCGACCGTGAGGTCTTTGCCGCCAACGCGCGCGTGTTGCGCGAAGCCCGCAATGCAGGCGAAGCGAAGGCGCTTCAGCGCGAGCAGGACGATTTCATCGCCCGCCGCAACGCCGGGTTCGGCCGGCCGGGGTACGATTTGAAGAAGGCAATGCAGAAGCGGCTGCAGCGGCTCAACGGGGTGGACGGGTATTGA
- a CDS encoding sodium:proton antiporter, which yields MAPLKSVSGINVSTFEWIIVLLLGAVGLSALARRIKVPYPTFLAIGGALIAFVPSSPSWTLEPDLALALFVAPVLLDAAFDTSLRDLRNNWVPVATLVVAAVGLTTAGVAYVAHRLMPDMPWAAAVALGAIVAPPDAAAAVAILSQVKLPHRMVKVLEGESLLNDATALLIYRIAVGTVATEHLAWSQVAPTMALALVGSVVAGLVAGRIIPLFMERVKEAPSAIIVQFATTFMVWIAAEHLGLSGILTIVVYGITIARTAGARMPARLRVPSYAVWETMVFVLNVLAFMLIGMQMRPIWTRLDADVRWEYCVAAAWILLTVVLVRLAWITFYRTTLRALIAHGIYHPKDPKQVASPKGGLIISWCGMRGLVTLATAFALPENFPHRDFIVFSAFAVVLGTLVVQGLTLRPLILAFGLKDDDPVGIEVARARAVAYRAALDAIEDDPSEEAEILRLEYRAILMQADDDPHGGITNGELPADPLRRRGIAAARKSIFDLRAREVIGDDAFHRIEEELDRAELSAGG from the coding sequence GTGGCGCCGCTCAAATCGGTTTCGGGGATCAACGTGTCGACATTCGAATGGATCATCGTGCTTCTGCTCGGCGCCGTTGGATTATCGGCGCTGGCGCGGCGGATCAAGGTCCCCTACCCGACCTTTCTCGCGATCGGGGGTGCACTGATCGCCTTTGTGCCGTCGAGCCCGTCCTGGACGCTGGAGCCCGACCTGGCACTGGCTCTTTTTGTCGCACCGGTCCTGCTCGATGCCGCCTTCGACACCTCGCTGCGCGATCTCCGCAACAATTGGGTTCCAGTCGCCACCCTGGTCGTCGCCGCCGTCGGCCTGACCACGGCCGGCGTGGCCTACGTCGCGCACCGGCTGATGCCTGATATGCCCTGGGCCGCCGCGGTTGCGCTCGGCGCCATCGTGGCCCCGCCGGATGCGGCCGCCGCGGTTGCGATCCTGAGCCAGGTCAAGCTGCCTCATCGCATGGTGAAGGTCCTGGAAGGCGAGAGCCTGCTCAACGACGCGACCGCGCTCCTGATCTATCGCATCGCCGTCGGCACGGTTGCCACCGAGCATCTGGCATGGAGCCAGGTCGCGCCGACCATGGCGCTGGCGCTGGTCGGCAGCGTCGTCGCGGGCCTGGTCGCAGGCCGCATCATCCCGCTGTTCATGGAACGCGTGAAGGAAGCGCCGAGCGCGATCATCGTGCAGTTCGCCACCACCTTCATGGTCTGGATTGCCGCCGAGCATCTCGGTCTCTCCGGCATCCTCACCATCGTGGTCTACGGCATCACCATCGCGCGCACGGCGGGGGCACGCATGCCGGCGCGGCTGCGGGTGCCTTCCTATGCGGTGTGGGAGACTATGGTGTTCGTGCTCAACGTGCTCGCCTTCATGCTGATCGGCATGCAGATGCGGCCGATCTGGACGCGGCTCGATGCAGACGTGCGCTGGGAATATTGCGTGGCCGCGGCCTGGATCCTGCTCACCGTGGTCCTGGTGCGCCTGGCCTGGATCACATTCTACCGCACGACGCTGCGCGCGCTGATCGCGCACGGGATCTATCACCCCAAGGATCCGAAGCAGGTCGCCTCGCCCAAGGGCGGCCTCATCATCTCCTGGTGCGGTATGCGCGGCCTCGTCACGCTCGCCACCGCCTTTGCCTTGCCGGAAAACTTTCCGCATCGTGACTTCATCGTCTTCTCGGCGTTTGCCGTCGTGCTCGGCACGCTGGTCGTTCAGGGCCTGACGCTGCGGCCGCTGATCCTGGCGTTCGGCCTCAAAGATGACGATCCCGTCGGCATCGAGGTCGCGCGCGCCCGGGCCGTCGCCTATCGCGCGGCGCTCGACGCGATCGAGGACGATCCATCCGAGGAGGCTGAAATCCTGCGACTCGAATATCGCGCCATCCTGATGCAGGCGGACGACGATCCCCATGGCGGCATCACCAACGGCGAACTGCCCGCCGATCCGCTGCGCCGCCGAGGTATCGCGGCCGCGCGCAAATCGATCTTCGACCTTCGCGCCAGGGAAGTGATCGGCGACGATGCGTTCCATCGGATCGAGGAAGAGCTCGATCGCGCAGAATTGAGCGCAGGGGGTTAA
- a CDS encoding glucose 1-dehydrogenase: protein MDRLKGKVAMVVGAGSIGPGWGNGKATAVTFAREGAQVFCVDRNGAAAEETVKIITDEGGKASAFTADVSRAREVEAMVAACLKAYGRIDVLDNNVGIAEMGSVVEVTEESWDRVFSVNLKSAYFAMKHVIPVMVKQGGGSIINISSIASIRHMGISYVTYGTSKAAMNQMTRTTAIEFARHHVRVNAILPGLMKTPMVEHSAGLANSYAKGDVEAMWRARDAQVPMGHMGDAFDVANAALFLASDEAKYVTGIELVVDGGITCKAGA from the coding sequence ATGGATCGGCTCAAGGGCAAGGTTGCGATGGTCGTGGGCGCCGGCTCGATCGGGCCGGGTTGGGGCAACGGCAAGGCCACCGCGGTCACCTTTGCGCGCGAGGGCGCGCAGGTGTTTTGCGTCGATCGCAACGGCGCAGCTGCCGAGGAGACCGTGAAGATCATCACGGACGAAGGCGGCAAGGCGAGCGCGTTCACGGCCGACGTCTCGCGTGCGCGCGAGGTCGAGGCGATGGTCGCGGCGTGCCTGAAGGCCTACGGCCGCATCGACGTCCTCGACAACAATGTCGGCATCGCCGAGATGGGCAGCGTGGTCGAAGTAACCGAGGAGAGCTGGGACCGCGTCTTCAGCGTCAACCTCAAGAGCGCCTATTTCGCCATGAAGCACGTCATCCCCGTGATGGTGAAACAGGGTGGCGGCTCCATCATCAACATCTCCTCGATCGCCTCGATCCGCCACATGGGTATCTCCTACGTCACTTACGGCACCTCGAAGGCGGCGATGAACCAGATGACGCGCACCACCGCGATCGAGTTTGCGCGCCACCATGTCCGCGTCAACGCGATCCTGCCCGGCCTGATGAAGACGCCGATGGTGGAACATTCCGCAGGTCTTGCGAACAGCTATGCCAAGGGCGACGTCGAGGCGATGTGGCGCGCGCGCGATGCGCAAGTGCCGATGGGCCACATGGGCGACGCCTTCGACGTCGCCAACGCCGCGCTGTTCCTGGCCTCGGACGAAGCGAAATATGTGACGGGGATCGAGCTCGTGGTGGACGGCGGGATCACGTGCAAGGCGGGGGCGTAG
- a CDS encoding DUF1850 domain-containing protein, giving the protein MSLCFVTASGVKALALSAFTLVWTHSIAKVDWQEDWRVTPAGLELTQARVKGTGPGMEPPPEARLVDGWFQWKPARAPMPEVVLGNSGAAGEWRLCHDGKCRTLSEIVGHPIGANVTKMSVCKDP; this is encoded by the coding sequence GTGAGCCTCTGCTTCGTCACAGCCTCAGGCGTGAAGGCGCTGGCGCTGTCCGCGTTCACGCTGGTGTGGACGCATTCGATCGCGAAGGTCGACTGGCAGGAAGACTGGCGCGTCACCCCCGCCGGGCTCGAACTGACGCAGGCACGCGTGAAGGGCACCGGCCCCGGCATGGAGCCGCCGCCCGAGGCGCGCCTCGTCGACGGCTGGTTTCAATGGAAGCCTGCGCGCGCGCCGATGCCGGAGGTCGTGCTGGGCAATTCCGGCGCGGCTGGCGAATGGCGGCTATGCCATGACGGCAAGTGCCGGACGTTGTCCGAGATTGTCGGTCATCCCATTGGTGCTAACGTCACAAAGATGAGCGTCTGCAAAGATCCGTAG
- a CDS encoding TRAP transporter permease codes for MLQAEGREAPIKVEFDNFEHGFPEGFGPGWWGTLAYWIGIAFATFQLYVAAFNYLPSQVVRGVHVGFLILLTFGLIGNFTAKSDFGRAIGWLIGGAGFLCGLYQWIFYADLIARDGDPTRLDLVVGTLLAVLIFEGTRRLMGAALPLMCGACLVYWFFGQYLPSPLNHRGYDFDQIVTHLSFGTEGFYGVPIYVSATYIFLFILFGSFLERAGMIQLFTDVSLGLFGRTRGGPAKVAVFASGMMGTISGSGVANVVTVGQFTIPLMIRFGYRRAFAAGVEATASMGGQIMPPVMGAVAFIMAETLGVQYSEIVKAAAIPAMLYFASAFWMVHLEAGKHGLTGMKRSEIPSAWKALVTRWYLVLPLAALVYMLFEGFTPLYAGSMGLALTVALILGTAITTGAPSMAIRYIFWIGLALVVAALSRDGLQIVPVACVVVALIVVTAFVRGGFSALRACRDALAESAKSAITVGMACAIVGVIIGMMSQTGVGTIFGGWVIGLGEKSLFLALIMTMLLSILLGTGIPTIPTYIITAALAAPALAKLGVPLIASHMFAFYYGIMADLSPPVALAALAAAPIAKENPDKIGWEAMRIALAGYVIPFIFVYSPALMLQGGDPMAAKLGFYGAVALATLKAMVAIALFGMVAIGFLFTRLTFLERLVALGAALCLLGDFPFSDTAGFLLAAAIVLWQWRRRPPAPVEAV; via the coding sequence ATGTTGCAGGCAGAGGGCCGCGAAGCGCCCATCAAGGTCGAGTTCGACAATTTCGAGCACGGTTTTCCGGAAGGCTTCGGCCCGGGCTGGTGGGGCACGCTCGCCTACTGGATCGGCATCGCCTTCGCGACCTTCCAGCTTTATGTCGCGGCCTTCAACTATCTGCCGAGCCAGGTGGTGCGCGGCGTCCATGTCGGCTTCCTAATCCTCCTCACCTTTGGCCTGATCGGCAACTTCACCGCCAAAAGCGATTTCGGCCGTGCGATCGGCTGGCTGATCGGCGGCGCCGGCTTTCTGTGCGGGCTCTATCAATGGATCTTCTATGCGGATCTGATCGCACGTGACGGCGATCCGACGCGCCTCGATCTCGTGGTCGGCACACTGCTCGCCGTCCTGATCTTCGAGGGCACACGGCGGCTGATGGGCGCGGCGCTCCCGCTGATGTGCGGCGCCTGCCTCGTCTACTGGTTCTTCGGCCAGTATCTGCCGTCGCCGCTCAACCATCGCGGCTATGATTTCGACCAGATCGTCACGCATCTGTCGTTCGGCACCGAGGGCTTCTACGGCGTGCCGATCTACGTCTCGGCGACCTACATCTTCCTGTTCATCCTGTTCGGCTCGTTCCTGGAGCGTGCCGGCATGATCCAGCTCTTCACCGACGTTTCGCTTGGGTTGTTCGGCAGGACCCGCGGCGGCCCGGCCAAGGTCGCGGTGTTCGCCTCGGGCATGATGGGCACGATCTCCGGCTCCGGCGTCGCCAACGTCGTCACCGTCGGCCAGTTCACGATTCCGCTGATGATCAGGTTCGGCTATCGCCGCGCGTTCGCGGCCGGCGTCGAGGCGACGGCCTCGATGGGCGGGCAGATCATGCCGCCGGTGATGGGCGCGGTTGCCTTCATCATGGCGGAGACGCTCGGCGTCCAATATTCGGAGATCGTGAAAGCCGCGGCGATTCCCGCGATGCTCTATTTCGCCTCCGCCTTCTGGATGGTGCATCTGGAAGCCGGCAAGCACGGCCTCACGGGCATGAAGCGCTCGGAGATTCCAAGCGCCTGGAAGGCGCTGGTGACGCGCTGGTACCTCGTGTTGCCGCTCGCGGCGCTGGTCTACATGCTGTTCGAAGGCTTTACGCCGCTCTATGCCGGCAGCATGGGCCTTGCGCTGACGGTGGCGCTGATCCTTGGCACCGCCATCACGACGGGCGCGCCTTCGATGGCGATCCGCTATATCTTCTGGATCGGGCTCGCGCTCGTCGTCGCCGCGCTGTCGCGCGACGGCCTTCAGATCGTGCCGGTCGCCTGCGTCGTCGTCGCGCTGATCGTGGTCACTGCGTTCGTGCGTGGTGGATTTTCCGCCCTGCGCGCCTGCCGCGATGCGCTGGCTGAAAGCGCGAAATCCGCCATCACCGTCGGCATGGCTTGCGCCATTGTCGGCGTCATCATCGGCATGATGTCGCAGACCGGCGTCGGCACCATCTTCGGCGGCTGGGTGATCGGCCTCGGCGAGAAGAGCCTGTTCCTGGCTCTGATCATGACCATGCTGCTGTCGATCCTGCTCGGCACCGGCATCCCGACCATTCCGACCTACATCATCACGGCAGCGCTCGCGGCGCCCGCGCTGGCCAAGCTTGGCGTGCCCCTGATCGCGAGCCACATGTTCGCGTTCTATTACGGCATCATGGCAGACCTCTCGCCGCCGGTGGCGCTGGCGGCGTTAGCCGCAGCACCGATCGCGAAGGAGAATCCGGACAAGATCGGTTGGGAGGCGATGCGCATCGCGCTCGCCGGCTACGTCATCCCCTTCATATTCGTCTATTCGCCGGCGCTGATGCTGCAGGGCGGCGATCCCATGGCGGCCAAGCTCGGCTTCTACGGCGCGGTGGCATTGGCGACTCTCAAGGCGATGGTGGCGATCGCGCTGTTCGGCATGGTCGCGATCGGCTTTTTGTTCACGCGCCTGACGTTCCTCGAACGTCTGGTCGCGCTCGGTGCTGCGCTCTGCCTGCTCGGGGACTTCCCGTTCAGCGACACCGCGGGCTTCCTGCTCGCAGCGGCCATCGTGCTGTGGCAGTGGCGTCGGCGTCCGCCGGCGCCGGTCGAGGCGGTGTGA
- a CDS encoding TAXI family TRAP transporter solute-binding subunit → MKRTIFGVAAALALAASAPCAQAQSFINVLTGGTSGVYYPLGVAIGKIYGDKIPNVKTQVQATKASVENLILLQQGRGEIAFTLGDSLKAAWDGDEEAGFKSKLDKLRTIGAIYPNYIQIVATAESGIKTLADLKGKSLSVGAPKSGTELNSRAILAAAGMSYKDLGKVEYLPFAESVDLMKNRQLGATLQSAGLGVASLKDLSTSSPITVVSVPKETVDKIGLPFIAATIPANTYTGQDKDVPTAAVVNYLVTSSAVSDDLAYQMTKLVYESLPELANAHAAGKEIKLETAASGSPVPLHPGAIRYYKEKGLIK, encoded by the coding sequence ATGAAACGGACGATTTTCGGCGTGGCCGCGGCTCTTGCGCTGGCGGCCTCCGCGCCTTGCGCGCAGGCGCAATCCTTCATCAACGTGCTGACCGGCGGCACCTCCGGCGTCTACTATCCGCTCGGGGTCGCGATCGGGAAGATCTACGGCGACAAGATTCCGAACGTGAAGACGCAGGTGCAGGCCACCAAGGCGTCAGTCGAGAATCTGATCCTGCTCCAGCAGGGCCGCGGCGAGATCGCGTTCACGCTGGGCGACTCGCTGAAAGCGGCCTGGGACGGTGACGAGGAGGCGGGCTTCAAGTCCAAGCTCGACAAGCTCAGGACCATCGGCGCGATCTATCCGAACTACATCCAGATCGTCGCGACCGCCGAGAGCGGCATCAAGACGCTGGCGGACCTCAAGGGCAAGAGCCTGTCGGTCGGCGCGCCGAAATCGGGCACGGAGCTCAATTCGCGCGCGATCCTGGCAGCGGCCGGCATGAGCTACAAGGATCTCGGCAAGGTGGAGTATCTGCCGTTTGCCGAATCCGTCGATCTCATGAAGAATCGCCAGCTCGGCGCGACGCTGCAATCGGCCGGCCTCGGCGTGGCCTCGCTGAAGGATCTGTCGACCTCGAGCCCGATCACGGTGGTGTCGGTGCCGAAGGAGACCGTCGACAAGATCGGCCTGCCCTTCATCGCGGCGACCATTCCCGCCAACACCTACACCGGGCAGGACAAGGACGTGCCGACCGCCGCCGTGGTCAACTACCTCGTCACCAGCTCGGCGGTGTCGGACGATCTCGCCTACCAGATGACAAAACTGGTCTACGAGTCGCTGCCCGAGCTCGCCAACGCGCATGCGGCCGGCAAGGAGATCAAGCTCGAGACGGCCGCCAGCGGCAGCCCGGTTCCGCTGCACCCCGGCGCGATCCGCTATTACAAGGAAAAAGGGCTGATCAAGTAA
- a CDS encoding CoA pyrophosphatase gives MRPFDDATRRNIAAACAAFTRLPEDEAPAALKRAAVAVALTAASESDETALLLTLRASHLRAHRGQWALPGGRCDAGETPVDAALRELDEELGLHLTSAEVLGTLDDYPTRSGYLITPVVVWAADSAAIKPNPDEVASVHRIALATVERSDAFDFVAIPESTRRVIRFHHQSSLIHAPTAALIYQFREVLAGRHTRVTELEQPVFAWK, from the coding sequence ATGAGACCGTTCGACGATGCCACACGGCGGAATATCGCGGCCGCCTGCGCGGCCTTCACGCGGCTGCCAGAGGACGAAGCGCCGGCGGCGTTGAAGCGCGCCGCGGTGGCAGTTGCGCTGACTGCGGCCAGCGAGAGCGATGAGACGGCGTTGCTGCTCACGCTGCGCGCATCGCATCTGCGCGCCCATCGCGGTCAATGGGCCTTGCCCGGTGGACGCTGCGATGCCGGCGAGACGCCGGTCGACGCGGCGCTGCGCGAACTCGACGAGGAGCTAGGCCTCCACCTCACCAGCGCGGAGGTGCTCGGCACGCTCGATGATTATCCGACCCGCTCGGGCTATCTGATCACGCCAGTCGTGGTCTGGGCCGCCGATAGTGCCGCGATCAAACCAAACCCGGACGAGGTCGCCTCCGTCCATCGCATCGCGCTTGCGACGGTCGAGCGCTCCGACGCTTTCGATTTCGTCGCGATCCCCGAGAGCACGCGCCGTGTGATCCGCTTTCATCATCAGTCGAGCCTGATCCACGCACCGACGGCGGCCCTGATCTACCAGTTCCGCGAGGTGCTGGCGGGGCGGCACACCCGCGTCACCGAGCTGGAACAGCCGGTATTCGCCTGGAAGTGA
- a CDS encoding PaaI family thioesterase: MTNKTAARLKAEGWTILETTGFMHLIGPLWERKIDGQYEFALATEDKHHNRRGMVQGGVMMTFADRTCGMTARYVSGKEFMATVQLDTHFVEAGQIGDILISRPRVVRATRSLIFMSTEVTVDDRCVVMANGVFKILKGPG, translated from the coding sequence ATGACCAATAAGACAGCCGCACGGCTGAAGGCAGAAGGCTGGACCATTCTGGAGACCACGGGCTTCATGCATCTGATCGGCCCGCTGTGGGAGCGCAAGATCGACGGCCAATACGAATTCGCACTCGCGACCGAGGACAAGCACCACAATCGCCGCGGCATGGTCCAGGGCGGCGTGATGATGACGTTCGCGGACCGTACCTGCGGCATGACCGCCCGCTACGTCTCCGGCAAGGAGTTCATGGCGACGGTGCAGCTCGACACCCATTTCGTCGAAGCTGGCCAGATCGGCGACATCCTGATCTCCCGCCCGCGCGTGGTGCGCGCGACGCGCAGCCTGATCTTCATGAGCACCGAGGTGACGGTGGACGATCGTTGCGTGGTGATGGCAAATGGTGTGTTCAAGATTTTGAAGGGGCCGGGGTAG
- a CDS encoding aldo/keto reductase produces MQYRQLGRSDLKVSPICLGTMMFGGPTDEATSKRIITKAHEAGVNFIDTADAYSKGASEEVVGRAIGNNRHAWVLATKLANPMGEDPNRVGLSRRWVLQAADESLKRLGTDHIDIYYLHKEDRSTPLEETVRAMGDLIRAGKVRYFGVSNYRAWRVAEICNICDRLGIDRPAVSQPYYNAMNRMPEVEHFPACSYYGLGIVPYSPLARGVLTGKYKPDAAPDKETRAGRNDTRMMQTEWRPESLQLAQEIKAHAEKKGITAGQFAVAWVLNSAFVSSIVAGPRTEEQWEGYTGALDYRFTAEDEALIDRLVVPGHPSTPGYNDPAYPIEGRRARTA; encoded by the coding sequence ATGCAATACCGCCAACTCGGCCGCAGCGACCTCAAAGTGTCGCCGATCTGCTTGGGCACCATGATGTTCGGCGGGCCAACCGATGAAGCGACATCGAAGCGGATTATCACGAAGGCGCACGAGGCCGGGGTCAACTTCATCGACACCGCCGACGCCTATTCGAAGGGCGCATCCGAAGAGGTCGTGGGACGCGCCATCGGCAACAACCGTCACGCCTGGGTGCTCGCGACGAAACTTGCGAACCCCATGGGCGAGGATCCCAACCGTGTCGGCCTGTCCCGCCGCTGGGTGTTGCAAGCGGCGGATGAGAGCCTGAAGCGGCTCGGCACCGACCACATCGACATCTATTATCTGCACAAGGAAGACCGTTCTACGCCCCTGGAGGAGACGGTGCGCGCGATGGGCGACCTGATCCGCGCCGGCAAGGTGCGCTATTTCGGCGTCTCGAACTACCGCGCCTGGCGCGTCGCCGAAATCTGCAACATCTGCGACCGGCTCGGCATCGACCGTCCCGCTGTGAGCCAACCCTATTACAACGCCATGAATCGCATGCCCGAAGTCGAGCACTTCCCGGCCTGCTCCTATTACGGCCTCGGCATCGTGCCCTATAGCCCGCTGGCGCGCGGCGTGCTGACCGGCAAATACAAGCCCGACGCGGCTCCCGACAAGGAGACGCGCGCAGGCCGCAACGATACGCGCATGATGCAGACCGAATGGCGGCCGGAATCGCTCCAGCTGGCGCAGGAGATCAAGGCCCACGCCGAGAAAAAGGGCATCACTGCAGGCCAGTTTGCGGTCGCCTGGGTGCTGAACTCCGCTTTTGTCTCCTCGATCGTTGCCGGTCCGCGCACCGAGGAGCAATGGGAAGGCTACACCGGCGCGCTCGACTATCGCTTCACTGCCGAGGACGAGGCGCTGATCGACAGACTGGTCGTGCCGGGTCATCCCTCGACGCCGGGCTACAACGACCCGGCCTATCCGATCGAAGGACGCCGCGCGCGGACGGCCTGA